In the genome of Phycodurus eques isolate BA_2022a chromosome 22, UOR_Pequ_1.1, whole genome shotgun sequence, the window TTAAGATACTTCTTTTAAGCAAtggatgcattttttcccctgtgttttcatgatgtcaatatcaaataagtgaatgatCGATTGACATAGACTGTAAATAAACTTTGACTTCTGGTGGTAAACTGTAACATGTATATGTAATCCTTAATAAAATATACCTGGAAACAGTGAGCGTCACTCAATTTGcttgtatatcaaataaatcttcctcattaaaaagaatgaaaatgtcTTTAATCCGTTGGAAacaatccaaaaacaaaattttctcaactttaagcaaaaaaaaatgccccaaGCAAAGTGAAAAAACTGCAAAGCGGGAACTGTGGAGGAACACAAGCAGACAGTAAGATTAGCTCCACTATCAGTCGCACTCAcactgatgaagatgatgataaaGTCTGAAGGGGATATgtgccaaaatacacaaaagtaATGCATACCTTGTCTTCCAATAATTTTGTGATGCCCATATcaaatgaatgattgattgaactAGACTAAAGTGTACAGTACACGTGATCCATCATAAAATACGCTTCTACAAACAGTGGgagtaactcaatttacttactaccactttccccattgaaaagaagcaaaatgcctttaaagtggcactaagcaggctaaaaaaaaagtgccgtaAATaggacacaccacagagaacaaGCCTGcccaatttgaatgaataaaacaaatcgctAAGTATATGAAATCAGGTTTcgaaacttgaataataagggccagctctcagacactgtgggcctgtcgaatggatgcgccaaaaggaatcaaacatactgagggggtaatagcttatacaatgtaaaatcacattGGGAGGCTCAACTTAAAAAAttctgtaataaaataaatatatacttactgtatatacttgtgtactgtgtcccgagtatcttcaaaagtattcactaTTCAGGTCATATTCTtgtcagtcaggtcaaaccaacattagatgacagaaataatggatgctaatttactgtaattaaattactttattcagacatgtaaacaccaaagacatgaaaaaggttagcaaaaaaaaataaaaactttgggGGCacgggtgggtggggggttctGTGGGGATCCCTCAGGCCCCTGCAGagaatattttggatttttacataaattaagcaatctggaagactgaagagtacaatgaGGCAAAAAACTAATAATTTGTTCTCGCAGAAAAACTGtgttacaccgctcaagtacacgATGTACAAATttcagattaaaataaaatttacctcatttctttgcttttttgttttgatctccaaaaaaaaaaaaaaactttagccAGGCCCGTcgccacctgcacctgatgcctgcttcatgctgtgccacatgaatagcatcctcctctttaagcactctcataatggaaaagaattgactaaaattattgtctgtttcacatcatttttcactattaccaacttcaaaggctaatcccaaatgcatcctccagtaaaatattaagtacaataattTTCTGTTTTGTCCATTTCTGAAATGTAAGTTCATTCTGTGTTCTGACACAATCCCTAACGTCGctcaatacatttaacattaacatccgtaaccTAATTAGATAGTTGTAGCTGTGTTTCCTAATGAATACAAATTGTAGTCGCTGATGTTATGTGTGCTTTGCAGTTCCGCTGGGACAACAAACTCAACATAACAATTCAAAAAACAAGTGCAACACAtccgacactggctgatctgatgagcaaaacaattttgcttaaacgtaagagtagcaatagaggatgtctgctccagaggtgggtagagtagccaaatattctactcaagtaagagtCCTGTTACTTGACGATAATGTGacccaagtaaaagtaaaaagtagtccccccaaaaattacttgagtattcgtaaaaagtacacagtgaattACTCAAGTAGtgagtaaatagtaacttcCGATTTTTTTAACcgcagcatgaacatcaataaaataaaaataacaaaatacgatgtttttttactgcaaggggttttctcaagttataagtgggctgaattatccatgtttgggcagacagtgccagacaaatactacaatacatgaaagctgatgtttttgttcgcctaaatgtaaacacgagtagcgtgccgttgccttcacggtaacgacgacctatccaaaatggccgccgcggaggcacgacaatcagccaggctggcttatctagtgttaatacctatgcccgggaagcccaatagaagacgttgtgtgaggtcatgggACTTTCTTATGTCATTTGATTGGtaaactagacttaaacgtcactggTGCTTGAAttagattggcgcaaacagcgcccaatgcggaagtcgaagtctcgagcacgaaatagttgataaataagcaacaaTTGATATATAAAAGTaacgagcgacatttagatcattgaaacggagtaaaagtatcgttacttcttaacagctgaAGCGGCAGACGTGTTTTTTCTGGTGTTGTCAACTCCAGTgactccaaagcaggtcccgagcgcaacctcaggccgatgcgcttTCGCATATtagagtaatattcagaaattacatctgtgtgtggatgggggGTGTGTGgcaatggatctagctgccagcgtttaAGGaatacgaaacagcctatgacgacagccACTCCCCGCCCAGACCCcaaaggaaaaactcatcggatctgcATGATTTGCATATAAATGggctattttgagttcaaaacggcaaatttcaccgaaaggcgactgatttgcctGTATGCCATAGACATGCTATGCTTGAATTGCTTCTGCTGCgacaactaacaataacacaggttatattaagatcaactcacaggttcttacagtaTAAAAGAATTCCACTATGCTACTCATCAGTAGCATTGCCTTGGTCATTtaccacatcctgtcctgtactgctcttttctgtcctctctcgtCTTgccctattggttagttgttgcacgtcctcacccccacccccaagcaTGACTTGTGGTGAAATATATAGAcggtctaactattgttctgaaCTAATTAAGAAAAATAGGCAGAGGGAggatttcaaactcccctgttgcacagcaaaactgttccaggacAAAagacatacagatccaccattctgtaTAGCTAtccagctgaacaggacaggttaaaaataaatatataaataagacACTACATATTGTATACATTATTTTGACATGAAAGTATATATAACAAACTGAATATTTCTTGCCACGTAAAAGAAAATTGGCTGTTGCCGTGGCTGCTGACATTATGTTGACAAGAGGGCACTGCcagtaaaacaatacaaaaaaaggtaGGCTTtccacaatcaggatttttgggaccgatcgaGGTTAAAAaaccgataaccgatccgatcacaagatggagcaatgtgcctatttaaattacttgtgtacttaatttctccaaaaatatttctatatttctttttatgccagtgaagcatagtgacagacagaacaaatgaatggtcttctatgaaATGGCAGGAAGtccatacagtaattaatgtatccagtttttgtgactttttgtttgttggtgtgccgtgacatttttcaaattgtaaaatatgtttctattatcggccgataccgatcggactgatcagatcagtgtaaagtcgaAAGAAATTGCAAATGCCAAGCCAGGAGTATGCAGGGGTCCCCTATATTACCAATATTATACTTGTTTTTATGAACTAtatcattttacactttttgacatttttattgttgttgttgacttggCCAATTTTATATCCAGTGTATCAAACTCTTCTGGCTCTCATAATAatcttaaatataaatatcaaccataatacacaacaaacacaacacGTCACAGTCACAACATGATCATTAATTTACAAAatcatgtgtgtttgtcttctggTGTCCTGCAGATATCAGTGAGGATCTTCGTCCTGAAAAGCAGGAGCCAGAGCCCACTcccattaaagaggaagtggagaaCAAAGAGGTCccccacatcaaagaggaagaggaattgGAGCccatttccattaaaaaagaggaggaggaagagcgcCCTcacataaaacaggaaaaggaggaggaggatatcaCCAAGTTTCTATTGACTGATAACGCTTTGAAGAGAGAAaatgaaggtcaaagtgaggagagcagaagaggggcggagcctccaagcagcaacagcagctcaagtcaacacatggcaacagaaggtgatggagaccactgtggaggctCACAAGCAGACAGGCTCTTAGCTCCGCTATCAGATAGTGACAATGCAACGTCACACTCTCCTCACATTcatgatgatgataaacagCCTGAAGGTGATTTGACATGTCGcactgacaacaaacgatggaaatgttctcagtgtgggaaaacatttgccGATAAGAGCAAATTGAAACAACACATGAGAACGCATACTTGTGAGAAgcccttttcctgctcagattgtgaccaaagattctcaaaaaacgaacacttaaaaatacatacaagaaCGCATAGTGGTGGGAAATGTTTTTCCTGCTCAGACTGTGCACAAATATTCTCCTCTAAgggacaattaaaaaaacacacaagaacccacactggtgagaaacctttttcctgttcagtttgcagtaaaagattcactcagaagggacatttaaaaatacatacaagaacccacactggtgagaaacctttttcctgctcagtttgtggtcaaagattttctCAGAAGACCaccttaaaaatacatacaagaacccacactggtgagaaacctttttcctgctcagtttgcagtaaaagattcactcagatgggacatttaaaaatacacacaagaacccacactggtgagaaacctttttcctgctcaatttgcagtcaaagattcactcagaagggatatttaaaaatacacacaagaacccacactggtgagaaacctttttcctgctcagtttgtgccCAAAGATTTTCTCACAAGAGAACCTtaacaatacacacaagaacacacgctgttgagaaacctttttcctgctcagtttgcagttaaagattcactcagaagggacatttaaaaaatatacacaagAACCCACAATGGTGGAAAACCcgtttcctgctcagtttgtagtCAAAGATTCCCTGATAAGGCTCGGACTAAGACACAtaagtgtgctggtgagaataGCCGTGACCAAGAAGCtatcaatgaaaatgtaaatgtttaatatcaaAAGTAATTACTATGTTACAGACTTACAAAAATCTAAATTCTTGTATTATGTGTGCcatcttttattttatccatcTTCTTCTTGTCCATATATTGTGTTAAGATTTTGCACTGGTGCCAAATACTTTAAAGGAACTAGTTAATGGGGAGACCATAGGCAGTTATTCTGTAGTTCAGGACTtacaaatgatgtctgcagaaaagaAGCCCTCCAAAATAGCCTCAGTTGTGATGATGGGCTcgttttctgatgaaatatatatttttcagccagattttggccctCCCACATTTTGGACAGTCAGCCTGTTACAGCCTGACACGTAGCGATCAGGAGCCGATTACCTTTCCTAACTGGACTTCTCTGTGTTCTGTGGTGTCATTTTGGcccatattgaaagtctggatgtcgTTTTCTGGACAATAAGTTAAAATAGTGAAAGTGAAATATGTTGGAGGACCGTTGAAATGCGTCCTTGAGGAAAGAAAGATCGGATGACCCGTGATGAGGCTCTCCCTGCCAAACGCGTTACGTCGCTTAATGTTCAGAAACTTCAGTTGATCGGATCTCATCTGATCCATTAAATCGAAAATATCGGGCTGATCGTTGTAATATTTCCAGAGGTAGAAACTGCCCTGAGTAGAGATGTCCGCATAAATTTATGTGATTGTTGTCAGTTGGGGACATTAAGCCATGTTTCTTGGGTGCATGCATGAGGCTTGCAAGGTGAGTTTAATTTTCATTAGTATAAAATacagtgaaatatggaccattaagagCCATACATCCTCCAAGCAAGGCATTAATTTTGGCCAATGTTTTAGTGATGTCGATATCAAGTAAGTGAAGATTGTTTGAACTACACTGTAAAGAAACTTTACATTTTTGGCGGTCAACTGTAAAGTGTATATGTGATCCTCAATAAAGTACACATCTTGAAACAGTGAGTGACTCAATTtgcttgtatatcaaatcaattttctacattgattttttttttaaaatgcctttAACATGAGAAGCCCtctgaaaacaaaatgcttgcaaCTTAAAGCAAAAAATGTCCCAAGTGGAAAAACTACTAAGCTGGGgcgctcgtaagtcaaggtagcgCTGCACTTGGCTGACTTTGGCTCTTCAGCAGCCTCTACCCGCTCCTCCCCTGAGATGGTCGGCTCCTCAAGAAGAAACGTCTTGGAGATATGGACAGAGAAAAGCCCAAGTTCACTTCTCATCCAAATTCACTTCTCTTCTCATTCTTAAGgcttataaaacattttt includes:
- the LOC133397321 gene encoding oocyte zinc finger protein XlCOF22-like isoform X1, with product MSARRTAEYEEELCGPKEEKEPRQLLDAVFSLQPQIVLRTADITEVLQAEREVLEPPHIKEEVGDEEVHRIKEEPISVKKEEEETSPHIKREKEEDITKFPSTGVPLKSEYEGQSEESRGTEPPSSRSTQHMTTEDISEDLRPEKQEPEPTPIKEEVENKEVPHIKEEEELEPISIKKEEEEERPHIKQEKEEEDITKFLLTDNALKRENEGQSEESRRGAEPPSSNSSSSQHMATEGDGDHCGGSQADRLLAPLSDSDNATSHSPHIHDDDKQPEGDLTCRTDNKRWKCSQCGKTFADKSKLKQHMRTHTCEKPFSCSDCDQRFSKNEHLKIHTRTHSGGKCFSCSDCAQIFSSKGQLKKHTRTHTGEKPFSCSVCSKRFTQKGHLKIHTRTHTGEKPFSCSVCGQRFSQKTTLKIHTRTHTGEKPFSCSVCSKRFTQMGHLKIHTRTHTGEKPFSCSICSQRFTQKGYLKIHTRTHTGEKPFSCSVCAQRFSHKRTLTIHTRTHAVEKPFSCSVCS
- the LOC133397321 gene encoding zinc finger protein OZF-like isoform X2, with the protein product MSARRTAEYEEELCGPKEEKEPRQLLDAVFSLQPQIVLRTADISEDLRPEKQEPEPTPIKEEVENKEVPHIKEEEELEPISIKKEEEEERPHIKQEKEEEDITKFLLTDNALKRENEGQSEESRRGAEPPSSNSSSSQHMATEGDGDHCGGSQADRLLAPLSDSDNATSHSPHIHDDDKQPEGDLTCRTDNKRWKCSQCGKTFADKSKLKQHMRTHTCEKPFSCSDCDQRFSKNEHLKIHTRTHSGGKCFSCSDCAQIFSSKGQLKKHTRTHTGEKPFSCSVCSKRFTQKGHLKIHTRTHTGEKPFSCSVCGQRFSQKTTLKIHTRTHTGEKPFSCSVCSKRFTQMGHLKIHTRTHTGEKPFSCSICSQRFTQKGYLKIHTRTHTGEKPFSCSVCAQRFSHKRTLTIHTRTHAVEKPFSCSVCS